The following proteins are co-located in the Chloroflexota bacterium genome:
- a CDS encoding geranylgeranyl reductase family protein produces MSSQTRRQTPQNDITKQSHEPISRSPPSLVLQRRPEAVTLLAKGWRDHLYDAIVVGAGPIGSHVAGELASHGHKVIVFERQESIGQAHCCTGILGKECLDAFPAGREAVLREIKSARFFAPSGDCLTLEKETPQAYVVDRTAFDIKLARIAQMHGAEYHLESQATDVTTTGNLACVQVKNKQGEMTYEGKSVVIASGFGSRLPQKLGFSKNSDFVMGAQAEVQTKGVDEVEVYFGNRIAPGFFAWLVPTYQDWALAGLLCRRHTSSHLKGFLDHLASQGKIVSPDVKISYGGIPLKTLPRTAGGRALVVGDAAGQVKPTTGGGIYYGLLCAQIAADTLHQALCSDDLTAKRLSTYEKEWRAVLARELWLGRRARWLFEKLNDRQIERLFQLAQAKHLPESLLNSPDFSFDWHGRLILKGVRHLGMGGVISLMWRLTAARLFGSFHSH; encoded by the coding sequence ATTTCTTCACAAACTCGCAGGCAGACCCCTCAGAATGACATTACTAAACAATCTCACGAACCGATCTCAAGGTCACCGCCCAGCCTCGTTTTACAGCGCAGGCCGGAGGCTGTAACATTACTTGCCAAAGGTTGGAGAGACCATTTGTACGACGCAATCGTAGTTGGCGCCGGTCCTATTGGAAGCCATGTCGCCGGCGAGTTGGCTAGCCACGGGCACAAGGTGATTGTCTTCGAGCGCCAGGAAAGTATCGGCCAGGCACACTGCTGCACCGGCATTTTGGGAAAGGAATGCCTCGATGCCTTCCCTGCTGGCAGAGAAGCCGTGCTCAGGGAGATAAAATCCGCCAGATTCTTCGCCCCCTCGGGAGACTGTCTCACTCTGGAAAAAGAAACGCCTCAAGCCTACGTCGTGGACCGCACCGCTTTCGACATCAAATTGGCCAGAATCGCCCAAATGCACGGAGCAGAATACCACCTGGAAAGCCAGGCGACCGACGTCACCACAACAGGAAACCTCGCCTGCGTCCAGGTCAAGAATAAGCAGGGGGAAATGACGTACGAAGGGAAATCGGTAGTCATTGCCTCCGGTTTCGGCTCCAGGCTGCCTCAGAAGTTGGGTTTCAGCAAGAACAGCGACTTTGTCATGGGCGCTCAGGCAGAGGTGCAGACAAAGGGAGTTGACGAGGTGGAGGTATACTTCGGCAACCGCATCGCGCCGGGCTTCTTTGCCTGGCTGGTGCCTACTTATCAAGACTGGGCACTAGCTGGTCTCCTCTGCCGCCGCCACACCAGTTCACATCTGAAAGGCTTCCTTGACCATTTGGCCAGCCAGGGCAAGATAGTCTCACCAGACGTCAAAATAAGCTACGGGGGAATACCCCTCAAGACGCTGCCCAGAACCGCGGGGGGAAGAGCGCTCGTTGTCGGGGACGCTGCCGGACAGGTGAAGCCGACCACGGGTGGCGGGATTTATTATGGCCTTCTCTGCGCCCAGATAGCCGCTGACACCCTGCATCAAGCGCTTTGCAGCGATGACCTCACAGCTAAGAGGCTTTCCACCTATGAAAAGGAATGGCGAGCGGTGCTGGCCAGAGAGCTATGGCTGGGTCGGCGGGCGCGCTGGCTGTTCGAGAAACTCAACGACAGGCAAATCGAACGCCTTTTCCAGTTAGCGCAAGCCAAACACCTCCCGGAATCGTTGCTCAACTCC